GGTAGAGGTCAGCAGCAGCATCAATCCTTTCTACCGTGCTGTTTCTCCAATAATCCTGAGACATCATCCCTGCTCCGTAAACAACAATCATTTCTCCATAATTATCCGCAATGGATTCTCCATTATCCAATCCGGAAAGCATTTTTTTCAGGACAAAAGGGGGCATTACCAGGATTATGGTGGCTATTACAATCAGGGGATACAGGAATTTCCCTTTTAATAAAAAACTAAAGCGTTTCAGGATCATCTTCCCGGTTGAATAAATGCAAACACTGGATTTGAAGATGTAAAAATAACGATATTTGCTATGCCTCATTAAGCATAGTTACAAGCAAGCCTAAAAGATGACACAACTACCATCAACGAGACACTAAAACCATCGACCTTTGACATCTTGACCTGACTTTTCAGGCTACCTTAACTCGGCAGACAATTTCGCTGTATTTCGACACAGACCAGCAGACCAACTTGGCAATACACAAGCCTACCCAAGAAGAAATAAAACACCCCACCGCACCAAAAAATGAATTTCTGCCACCGCACAAGTGGCACATTTGGCATTGCCCTCCTCACAAGCCGACCCTTCTGCAAAACCAAAAGAGCCACTTTTTCTCCACGCACCGGAGTCAACAGAGATCAACAATACTGCATTTGTAGAAACAATACTTAAAATAATTTTCATAAAAAGTTTGGAAATTAAAAAACTTTACTTACTTTTGTAGCGTCATTACAAAGGAATAAATTTGAAAAAGCTAATTAAAGATATTACAAACATCCAAACTGGACTCTTCGCTAAGCCTGCTGGCATTGGTGAATTGGTGTATCTACAGTCCAAGCATTTTGACGAATATGGGCAATTACTTTCTACACTTCAGCCCGACTTGATGGCTGAGGGTATTTCTGAAAAGCATCTACTAAAAGATGGTGACGTGCTGTTTGCTGCAAAGGGAACAAAAAACTTTGCAGCCCTTTTTGAAAACTTCAACAAACCATCTGTAGCTTCAACTTCTTTTTTCGTATTAAGACCAACCGACAAAAAGATACTTCCTGATTATCTGGCTTGGTTCCTTAACAATCACTCCACACAGACACTATTAAAAAGTCAAGCTATTGGCACTTCCATTCCTTCTATTTCAAAACAAGTTTTGGAAAATCTGGAAATAGCAGTGCCGGATATCGAAACACAAAAAGCGATTCTTCAAATCACTAAGCTTCGTAACAAGGAGAAAGCATTGAAGCAGGAAATTGAAACACTTCGTGAAAAACAAATTCAACAACAAATAATCAACGCAATAAAATAAGTATCATGGCTAAAATAACACAGAAAGACATCAACGATGCAGTTTGGAAAGCTTGCGACACCTTTAGAGGGAGTATTGATCCAAGCGTTTACAAAGACTATGTGCTTACCATGCTGTTCCTGAAATACCTCAGCGATGTGCATGATGATAAAATGGAAGGCTACTTGAAAAAGTATAATGGTGATGCAGAACGTGCAAAACGTGCCATGCAACATGAACGCTTTATTGTACCGGAGCACAGCCATTTTAAATTTCTTTTCGATTCACGCAATGAAGCCAACATTGGTGAACTCATCAACATTGCTTTGACTGATTTAGAAGAAGCCAACCGTGAAAAGCTATACAGTGAAGACGGTGCAGGGATATTCCAAAATATTGACTTTAACAGCAGCAAGCTGGGCGAACCCAAGGATAAAAATCAACGACTGAAA
The window above is part of the Bacteroidota bacterium genome. Proteins encoded here:
- a CDS encoding restriction endonuclease subunit S, whose translation is MKKLIKDITNIQTGLFAKPAGIGELVYLQSKHFDEYGQLLSTLQPDLMAEGISEKHLLKDGDVLFAAKGTKNFAALFENFNKPSVASTSFFVLRPTDKKILPDYLAWFLNNHSTQTLLKSQAIGTSIPSISKQVLENLEIAVPDIETQKAILQITKLRNKEKALKQEIETLREKQIQQQIINAIK